The DNA segment TTATGGACAAACAATGATGACATTTGACTAATTAAGAATTAAGGTTTATTttcttacctcgtacgaattacAATCCAATTAAGGCTGATTTACGTtatatcaaaattcaaatttttatcataaatTCATTTTCTTACCTTGTACATATTACAATACAATTAAATTGAAACGGTGGAAAAGTAAATAGAAAGTTCATGAGATCTGATGAGATTTTAAAGAAACCTTATTGTTGATAGGTGCCCCCACAGCAACCCACTGCAAAACCCCATTCATGCATGTACAGTGTTCTACAAATACAATCGTCAATAAAGAGATGAAACCTTTCAAGTCCTTTATCACTGATCAGAATCAGATACActacttttctttttccttttaaccATCTCCCTCCTCAGTTCTTTTCACGCTGTGAGCTTCAGCCACCCTTTTAAGTTTTAACCCTTGTTATTATGGCAGAAATTTATACCCTTATCTTCATCCTATTGACTTGTCACTGTTACACCACCTAAACGGTCAGCCCTCTattctaaatataaaattaaagaccCCCATTTCAGTTGCAGCTGCAAAATGAAAAGATAACTTTAGATTAGATATCTGCAGTCAGTGGCCCTCTTTCTCTCTCTTCTTAGACAGTGTTAGATTCCTTCCTTCAAAGCAAGCATTGAATTtgaagaaaaaggggaaaaaaatggGAGAAGAAGAGAAACCAATGCAAAAGCAGCACCAGAATTCAATAGAATCTTTCAGTGCAATGAAATCTAGTATCAAGCAGGCTGTTCAGGTTATATCTTCTTTGATTTCTCTTTCACATTCTATCAAAGTTTTTAATGTTAAATGGCAACTCATTCGAAAGAAGCTAGAAGAGATGAGTTCTGGGTTGATGGCTGTTGGAAACTGTGATTCAAGTGAAAACGCAGCGGCCTTCTCTGACGTGGTTCCTTCCATTTTGGCAACTGTAAACGAGTGTTATGATCTCGGGAGAAGATGTGTGGATCTTTCTTACAGTGGAAAGCTCCTGATGCAAAATGACCTTGATGTGATGGTTGCAAAATTTGATCTCCATGTAAAGAATCTTTCAGGGATTTACACTGCTGGGGTTCTGAGCCATGGTTTCGCCATCGTTGTTTCCAGGCCTGGTTTTGGTGCTTGTAAAGATGACATGAGGTTCTATGTAAGAGATTTGTTGACAAGGATGAAGATTGGTGATATAGAAATGAAAAGGCAGTCCTTGGTGAATTTATATCAACTTATGGCTGAAGATGAAAGGTACATGAAACTTGTAGCACTTGAAGTTAGTGACATTGTGAAATTGTTGGTCGATTTTCTTGATTCACCAGAGATGGAAATTCAAGAAGAAGCTTCAAAGATTGTATCTTTAATCTCTGGGTTTGATTTGTATAAAGGGGTTTTAGTTGAAGCTGGGATTATTGGCCCTTTAAATCGGATTTTGGAAACCGGCAGTAATTTGGGCAAAGAAGGAGCTGTTAGGTGTCTTCAGACATTGACTGTAAATTCAGACAATGCATGGTCTGTTTCAGCTCATGGTGGGGTGACGGCACTCTTGAAAATATGTTCAAGCGGTGATTTTGGAGGGGAACTAATTGGTCTTGCTTGTGGGGTGTTGAGAAACCTTGTTGGTGTTGAAGAGATTAAGAGGTTTATGGTCGAA comes from the Gossypium hirsutum isolate 1008001.06 chromosome A06, Gossypium_hirsutum_v2.1, whole genome shotgun sequence genome and includes:
- the LOC107948137 gene encoding vacuolar protein 8, whose translation is MGEEEKPMQKQHQNSIESFSAMKSSIKQAVQVISSLISLSHSIKVFNVKWQLIRKKLEEMSSGLMAVGNCDSSENAAAFSDVVPSILATVNECYDLGRRCVDLSYSGKLLMQNDLDVMVAKFDLHVKNLSGIYTAGVLSHGFAIVVSRPGFGACKDDMRFYVRDLLTRMKIGDIEMKRQSLVNLYQLMAEDERYMKLVALEVSDIVKLLVDFLDSPEMEIQEEASKIVSLISGFDLYKGVLVEAGIIGPLNRILETGSNLGKEGAVRCLQTLTVNSDNAWSVSAHGGVTALLKICSSGDFGGELIGLACGVLRNLVGVEEIKRFMVEEGAIATFIKLTRSKEEIVLINSMELLQNVASGEESVRALLRISDPKSSTSSKTREVALRAIENLCFPSQNCINTLMNYGFTDHLLFFLRNGEVSLQELALKLTFKLCGTSDEARKTMGDAGFMAELVKLLDAKSCEVRERAIEALSSLVSVPKNRNRFISDDRNIHFLLRLLDQEEGISGNKQLLLSILVSLTSCNSGRRKIASSGYLKYIEKLAEAQVSDAKRLVRKLSTNRFRSFLSRLWHS